One genomic segment of Streptomyces sp. RerS4 includes these proteins:
- a CDS encoding Rieske (2Fe-2S) protein, with product MDRIESSERTDRLADAVRWLVRAAPLGRSRDVLHGRWLGHPVHPLMVQLPLGSWMSAAVLDCVPGQQRAAHTLVGVGLVAALPAAVAGWTDWAELRRPQMRVGLLHAATNAAGIACYAASFAARTRGRFARGRLWGLAGLTAVGVGGALGGHMAFRQAAGANHAEHIPEVAGPGWHAIGALSDFPVGTPVRSRLADVSIVVVREATGAVRVLADHCSHMGGPLSEGEIVDGCIRCPWHGSTFRLSDGWNVTGPATAPQPAFETRTTNGQVEARLRSRVSGTTE from the coding sequence ATGGACCGCATCGAGAGTTCCGAGCGCACCGACCGCCTCGCCGACGCTGTGCGGTGGCTGGTCCGGGCGGCGCCTCTGGGCCGGAGCCGGGATGTGCTGCACGGCCGGTGGCTGGGCCATCCCGTCCATCCGCTGATGGTGCAGCTCCCCCTGGGCAGCTGGATGTCCGCCGCTGTCCTCGACTGCGTCCCCGGTCAGCAGCGCGCGGCGCACACACTGGTCGGGGTCGGGCTGGTCGCCGCGTTGCCCGCGGCGGTGGCCGGCTGGACGGACTGGGCGGAACTGCGCCGCCCGCAGATGCGCGTCGGACTGCTCCACGCCGCCACCAACGCGGCAGGCATCGCGTGCTACGCGGCCTCGTTCGCCGCCCGCACCCGGGGCCGGTTCGCGCGAGGCCGGCTGTGGGGCCTGGCCGGCCTCACCGCCGTGGGCGTCGGCGGCGCCCTGGGCGGCCACATGGCCTTCCGCCAGGCGGCGGGAGCCAACCACGCCGAACACATCCCCGAGGTGGCCGGGCCGGGCTGGCACGCGATCGGAGCCCTCTCCGACTTCCCGGTGGGCACGCCGGTCCGCAGCCGCCTGGCCGACGTGTCGATCGTGGTGGTACGCGAGGCGACGGGCGCCGTCCGCGTACTGGCCGACCACTGCAGCCACATGGGCGGCCCGCTGTCCGAGGGCGAGATCGTCGACGGCTGCATCCGCTGCCCCTGGCACGGCAGCACCTTCCGGCTGTCCGACGGCTGGAACGTCACGGGCCCGGCCACCGCTCCCCAGCCCGCCTTCGAAACCCGCACCACCAACGGCCAGGTCGAGGCCCGCCTCCGGAGCCGGGTCAGCGGAACGACGGAATGA